The genomic interval agttgctctggaatAGCCcgtcagctaaatgacaaacatttgAGATCTACAAGCCGCTACAGGAAATGTTGAAATCTTTAACTGTTTAACGTCTGCCAGGCAGTTTGTGTATTTCATAATGAGTTTTATTATTGCTAATCCCTCACTTAGTGCTAGCGCGAGTTCGATGCGTCACACCATTTCACCATGTGCTCAGATACCACGACCTTATACTTTTGCCCTGTGAACATTCTATGACCTCTTGGACTGTGTGTTATTTGTAGTGTTTAGCAGCTGTGTGAATATGGCCCAAATCATGAATTTTCCACTCTGCTTGACATTTTGCTCCATGTGCCCACCCTGTGTAGAAAGAACTCTttccctctatccctctttcATTTTTGTCCGTAATTGTCTGTCCCCCCTCTCCTGCTCTTTATCTCCTCCAGGGGGTCTGAGAGTGACATGTGAGTACATGGCCCACCAGGAAGGGGTATTGTGCGAGGAGGTGGTGCTGGTCAGTGAGACCCAAGAGGACGTCTGCGTTGGGGTGAAGGTTCATGCCCGTGTCATGGGTAAGAGGAGGGTGCAATTGACCCTAGATGCTGTTCTTCATTGGTTTTTTAGAATTTGGTTTAAGTTTAggatggttaggtttaggattggGAAGGGAGACCTGATCCTAAGTCAGTACCTGAGGGAAACATCCCGCATCTGGTAAGGCCACAGTTCCAACGAAACCAGCTGGGGTGTTCCAGGTCGTCTTTATTGCTGGGGGTTCAGATCCCACCAATGGAGGAGTGTTTTATTGACCAAAATGATATATCACTACTTTCACATGGCAATATGTCAAGACCTCGGATGATTAAGTCAGGATGATCTCGGATGATCAAGTCAGTGGGGCTTGCCTAGATGTACGTTGTGAAATCTGATCCTCTGCAATGCTGCGATGTAGGTGACCTGTATGTTCTAATGTTTACCGTCAGCACTTATGAGAAACTGTACCAAATCCATTGCCTCACATTTTGAAGTGAAGTCGGCGCCTGCATCTGGTCTCTTCTGATTAGAATGGCTGTCAGCACTTGTGTTGGTTTGTCATGCTGTGTGTGCTGTTAGGGCTAGTTGCTGTTTCCCAGCCATGTTATGTGATTTTGCCAGGCCTAGCACACTTGATTTACTGTCTCAACAAATCATCAAGCCTCTGGCTAGGTAAATCACGTGAGCAAGTTCAGGGCtacttctaaaatgtaaacatctgCTGTCCCCGGGGAGAGTTTTATAGCCGTTCAGGCTATAAAGTACAGGCTGTTCCCTCATCATTTACTGTGTATACAACAGAACGGTGAACCAACCGACTCCTCTAATAGAACCTAGTTTTACTCTAGCCAACGATTGTTGGCATGGTAGTATTGTTGGAGTAACAGTCTAGaccagtggtattcaaatctggcatGAACGCCCACTCCATTTTTCCATTGTAGCCCCCAAATCAGGGACTTAGTATTCTGTTATACctcattgttatttgaacctaTCCAGTGTCCCAAGTCTAAATAAGTCTGATTTAATGGGATTGCAATGAACAAATTGAGTAGAATTGGTgttgagggccagatttgaatactaCTGGTCTAGACCATTTGGAAAGTGATACTGCTCCTTAATGATTGTGTCTTGTACAGTTTAGTGTGGTGCTGTGTGCTGCTGCCACCTTCTGGTGATtgtgctggttttccatttttGAGCCCTGGTTAAAGTTAGTCTACTCCTTAAGAATTACATTGTGATTTAAACCTCGGATGAAGTGGTGACCCAAACCTGAACGTCTGTGGGCAAGCAGGAGGATGCTGGTCATGTGTGGCTTGTGTGAGAGAAACGGTTGCTGGAGAGTTGATCAACACACAGCTTAATCCTTAAGGCTTTCTGGTCTCCCATGCTCTACTTGACTCAGCTAAGAACACACTAGTAGAGTGTACTAGTTAGTACTGGTCTTGTGTTCTGGACAAAACCATGTCTACGTGCATTAAATGAATGTTTGTTTCTTCATCTCATTTTCTAATTTCTGTCTTTCAGACCGTCACCATGGTACCCCCATGCTGTTGGAGGGAGTGCGTTGTGTGGGAGCGGAGTTGGAGTATGACTCTGAACAGAGTGACTGGCAAGGATTTGACTAGAGCAGGCAATGttacacatgcacgcacatacatacatacatacatacatgcatacatacaaaaAAGACAATGCCACACTTATGATATATTCAAGCTCACCATCAATTCAACACTAAATGTTCCCTGACCATGTAAATTGTTTTGGTCCTAAAACAGAGGGGAATATTTTCTCTGGAGATGTATAATTTCAGCCTGTAGTTGTTAAAGCCTAAACTGGTCCTGTTTGTTTAGTGTACTATGTCGCCCATTT from Esox lucius isolate fEsoLuc1 chromosome 24, fEsoLuc1.pri, whole genome shotgun sequence carries:
- the c24h20orf27 gene encoding UPF0687 protein C20orf27 homolog isoform X2, whose protein sequence is MVIPQPDGNFMVKVGFLKTQHKYEIVFTLPEVPSLGTDVCPAPVPNPHIRITDISRVAEGGLRVTCEYMAHQEGVLCEEVVLVSETQEDVCVGVKVHARVMDRHHGTPMLLEGVRCVGAELEYDSEQSDWQGFD